A window from Salminus brasiliensis chromosome 7, fSalBra1.hap2, whole genome shotgun sequence encodes these proteins:
- the amotl2a gene encoding angiomotin-like 2a, which translates to MRTAEESSGTVLHRLIQEQLRYGNPTDTRTLLAIQQQALRGSGSGGGAGSPRSSLESLTQEESQFLQMSTRQEPQGQEHQGDYQHSESPVCHLYQLHTEELPTYEEAKAHSQYLASQRGQAGLQQGGLDTPGADSGLEQDQGTWDLKREHARSLSERLMQLSLERNGAHDSIPMSSSHSYPQLSGNHAGAAIHDGHDQRGPPPEYPFTVRSPGYMLSHSQENGHYYKEPPPAFHSQHHRYVPAQAQVVRHNALPTMTPAGQEVIVGGYSIQAPNPQMEQLIKENEKLRREVESYSEKAARLQKLEQEIQRISEAYETLMRGSAKRESLEKTMRSKLECEIKRLHDFNRDLRDRLETANKQRAAMEDQDHSQHVFAKLAEQNEEHQRERERLERETQRLRASGEEWCRRREALEQALVSAQVRNRQLEEELRKKRAYVEKVERLQSALAQLQAACEKREALELKLRTRLEHELKSLRAQQWQSQGQQLSSTSSSSLSTSTLQQRLREREERILALEADITRWEQKYLEESTMRQFAMDAAATAAAQRDTTIINHSPRHSPNNSFNEVLPSSNHRHQEMENRIRALYAKLLEKDAVIKVLQQRSRREQGKPEVTGLRPARSVPSISTATTLTTARPKGKSLSDDQTAAAMLPPTPHSLSKAQSRDSSTQCDEPSDETNRTPEPTSTPAASEPTPVPSSDPTTETPQTQTLASTSKSSNGSAESEVVEILI; encoded by the exons ATGAGAACTGCAGAGGAGTCCTCAGGCACGGTGCTGCACCGGCTGATCCAAGAGCAGCTTCGGTATGGGAACCCCACAGACACACGCACTCTCCTGGCAATCCAGCAGCAAGCCCTGCGGGGAAGCGGCAGCGGCGGAGGCGCAGGGAGCCCTCGCTCGTCCCTAGAGAGCCTCACTCAGGAGGAGTCCCAGTTCCTCCAGATGTCCACCAGACAGGAGCCCCAGGGCCAGGAGCACCAGGGGGACTACCAGCATTCAGAAAGCCCTGTGTGCCACCTCTATCAGCTCCACACAGAGGAGCTACCCACTTACGAGGAGGCCAAGGCTCACTCGCAATACCTGGCCTCACAGAGGGGTCAGGCCGGCCTTCAGCAGGGCGGTCTGGACACCCCCGGTGCAGATTCAGGGCTCGAGCAGGACCAGGGCACGTGGGATCTCAAACGGGAGCACGCCAGGTCACTTAGTGAGCGCCTCATGCAGCTTTCCTTGGAGAGAAATGGTGCCCACGACAGCATACCAATGAGCTCATCGCACAGTTACCCCCAGCTATCCGGTAACCACGCTGGTGCCGCTATCCATGACGGGCACGATCAACGCGGACCCCCTCCAGAGTACCCCTTTACGGTCAGATCCCCTGGATATATGCTGAGCCATTCACAGGAGAATGGACACTATTACAAAGAACCTCCTCCTGCTTTCCACTCTCAGCATCACAG GTATGTACCAGCCCAGGCACAGGTGGTCAGACACAATGCCCTGCCCACAATGACCCCTGCTGGCCAGGAGGTCATAGTCGGAGGCTACAGCATCCAAGCTCCTAATCCTCAAATGGAGCAGTTGATAAAGGAAAATGAAAAGCTGAGGAGGGAAGTGGAGAGCTACAGTGAGAAAGCTGCACGACTACAAAAG CTGGAGCAAGAGATTCAGAGGATATCAGAGGCTTATGAGACCCTTatgagaggatctgcaaagagagagagtcttgAAAAAACTATGAGGAGCAAGCTTGAATGTGAAATCAAGAGACTTCACGACTTCAACAGAGACCTTAGGG ATCGCCTGGAAACAGCCAACAAACAGAGAGCAGCCATGGAAGATCAAGATCACAGTCAGCACGTCTTTGCCAAACTGGCTGAGCAGA ATGAGGAGCACCAGCGCGAGCGGGAGCGCCTGGAGCGTGAGACACAACGTTTGAGGGCTTCTGGAGAAGAGTGGTGCAGGCGCCGGGAGGCCCTGGAGCAGGCCTTGGTGTCCGCTCAGGTCCGGAACaggcagctggaggaggagctgaggaAAAAGCGAGCGTACGTAGAGAAAGTGGAGAGACTACAGAGTGCTTTGGCTCAGCTGCAGGCTGCCTGTGAGAAGAGGGAGGCGCTGGAGTTGAAGCTTCGCACCAGACTGGAGCATGAGCTGAAGAGTTTGAGGGCACAGCAG TGGCAGTCTCAAGGCCAGCAGTTGAGCAGCACCTCCTCATCCAGCCTGAGTACCTCTACTCTGCAACAGCGACTGAGGGAAAGAGAGGAGCGAATCCTGGCTCTGGAGGCTGACATCACCCGCTGGGAGCAAAAGTATCTGGAGGAGAGCACAATGCGCCAGTTTGCCATGGACGCTGCAGCCACTGCTGCTGCCCAGAG GGACACAACCATCATCAACCATTCGCCCAGGCACTCGCCCAATAACAGCTTCAACGAGGTCCTTCCATCATCCAACCACAGACACCAGGAAATGGAAAATAG GATTCGAGCTCTGTATGCCAAGCTGCTGGAGAAGGATGCCGTGATTAAGGTCCTGCAGCAGCGTTCACGGCGGGAGCAGGGAAAGCCTGAAGTCACCGGTCTCCGGCCCGCCCGATCCGTCCCATCTATCAGCACAGCCACCACCTTGACCACCGCTCGGCCCAAAG GGAAGAGCCTCTCGGATGACCAGACAGCAGCCGCTATGCTGCCCCCCACACCCCATTCGCTGTCCAAGGCCCAGAGCCGTGACAGCAGCACACAGTGTGACGAGCCATCAGATGAGACAAACCGCACACCAGAGCCCACCAGTACACCAGCTGCTTCAGAGCCCACACCTGTGCCCAGCTCTG ATCCTACCACAGAGACGCCACAGACCCAAACTCTTGCCAGCACATCCAAGAGCAGCAACGGCAGTGCCGAAAGCGAAGTTGTGGAGATTCTCATCTAA